The proteins below come from a single Microtus pennsylvanicus isolate mMicPen1 chromosome 13, mMicPen1.hap1, whole genome shotgun sequence genomic window:
- the Clstn1 gene encoding calsyntenin-1 isoform X4, producing MLRRPASALAPAVRLLLAGLLCGGGVWAARVNKHKPWLEPTYHGIVTENDNTVLLDPPLIALDKDSPLRFAGEICGFKIHGQNVPFDAVVVDKSTGEGLIRSKEKLDCELQKDYTFTIQAYDCGKGPDGTGVKKSHKATVHIQVNDVNEYAPVFKEKSYKAAVVEGKQQGNVLRVEAVDADCSPQFSQICSYEILTPDVPFTVDKDGYIKNTEKLNYGKEHQYKLTVTAYDCGKKRATEDVLVKISVKPTCSPGWQGWSNRIEYEPGTGALAVFPSIHLETCDEPVASVQATVELETSHIGKGCDRDTYSEKSLHRLCGAAAGTSELLPSPSSSLNWTAGLPTDNGHDSDQVFEFNGTQAVRIPDGVVSLDPKEPFTISVWMRHGPFGRKKETILCSSDKTDMNRHHYSLYVHGCRLIFLLRQDPSEEKKYRPAEFHWKLNQVCDEDWHHFVLNVEFPSVTLYVDGVSHEPFSVTEDYPLHPTGIETQLVVGACWQGGDLHMTQFFRGNLAGLTIRSGKLADKKVIDCLYTCKEGLDLQVPEDGSRGVQIHASSSQAVLTLEGDDVGELDKALQHVSYLNSRQFPTPGIRRLRITSTVKCFNEAACIEVPPVEGYVMVLQPEEPKISLSGVHHFARAASEFESPEGISLFPELRIISTITREVEPEGDGAEDPTVQESLVSEEIVHDLDTCEVTVEGEELNPEQESLEVDAARLQQKGIEVSHSDLGVVFTGVDTMASYEEVLHLLRYRNWHTRSLLDRKFKLICSELNGRYLSNEFKVEVNVIHTANPVEHANHMAAQPQFVHPEHRSFVDLSGHNLANPHPFAVVPSTATVVIVVCVSFLVFMIILGVFRIRAAHQRTMRDQDTGKENEMDWDDSALTITVNPMETYEDQHSSEEEEEEEEEEESEDGEEEEEITSAESESSEEEEGGPGDGQNATRQQQLEWDDSTLSY from the exons GTGAGATTTGTGGCTTTAAAATTCACGGGCAGAATGTCCCCTTTGATGCCGTGGTGGTGGATAAGTCCACGGGGGAGGGACTAATCCGCTCTAAGGAGAAATTGGACTGTGAGCTGCAAAAAGACTACACGTTCACCATCCAGGCCTACGACTGCGGCAAGGGACCTGATGGCACTGGCGTGAAGAAATCTCACAA GGCAACCGTCCACATCCAGGTGAACGACGTGAACGAGTACGCGCCTGTGTTCAAGGAGAAGTCCTACAAGGCGGCCGTGGTGGAGGGGAAGCAGCAGGGCAATGTCCTCAGGGTGGAGGCTGTGGATGCAGACTGCTCCCCGCAGTTCAGCCAGATCTGCAGCTATGAGATCCTCACCCCGGATGTGCCGTTCACCGTGGACAAAGACG GCTACATTAAAAACACAGAGAAGCTGAACTATGGCAAAGAGCACCAGTATAAGCTCACAGTCACGGCCTACGACTGTGGGAAGAAAAGAGCCACGGAAGACGTTCTGGTGAAGATCAGTGTTAAGCCCACCTGCAGCCCCGGGTGGCAGG GCTGGAGCAACAGGATTGAATACGAGCCCGGCACGGGGGCGTTGGCTGTCTTCCCAAGCATCCACTTGGAGACCTGCGACGAGCCCGTGGCCTCAGTGCAGGCCACAGTGGAGCTGGAGACCAGCCACATCGGGAAAGGCTGCGACCGAGACACCTACTCCGAGAAGTCCCTTCACCGGCTCTGCG GGGCTGCAGCTGGCACCTCAGAGCTGCTCCCTTCCCCGAGCAGCTCTTTGAACTGGACTGCTGGCCTTCCCACCGACAACGGCCATGACAGCGACCAGGTCTTTGAGTTCAATGGCACTCAGGCAGTGAGAATCCCAGATGGCGTTGTGTCCCTTGACCCCAAAGAGCCCTTTACGATTTCTGTGTGGATGCGGCATGGACCTTTCGGCCGGAAGAAGGAGACAATTCTCTGCAGTTCAGACAAAACAG ACATGAACCGACACCATTACTCGCTGTATGTCCACGGGTGCAGACTGATTTTCCTCCTCCGTCAGGACCCGTCGGAGGAGAAGAAATACAGGCCTGCGGAGTTCCACTGGAAGTTGAACCAG GTCTGCGATGAGGACTGGCACCACTTTGTCCTTAACGTGGAATTCCCAAGCGTGACTCTCTATGTGGACGGTGTGTCTCACGAGCCTTTCTCTGTCACAGAGGACTACCCACTTCATCCAACCGGGATAGAGACTCAGCTCGTGGTCGGAGCTTGCTGGCAAG GTGGCGACCTGCACATGACACAGTTTTTCCGAGGTAACCTGGCCGGCCTCACAATCCGTTCTGGGAAGCTGGCGGATAAGAAAGTGATTGACTGTCTGTATACCTGCAAGGAAGGGCTGGACTTGCAGGTCCCCGAGGATGGCAGCAGAGGGGTGCAG ATCCACGCGAGCTCCAGTCAGGCTGTGTTGACCTTGGAGGGAGACGACGTTGGTGAGCTGGATAAAGCCTTGCAGCACGTTTCCTATCTGAACTCAAGGCAGTTCCCCACGCCCGGCATCCGCAGACTCAGAATCACCAGCACGGTCAA GTGTTTTAATGAGGCGGCTTGCATCGAGGTGCCCCCAGTTGAAGGCTACGTGATGGTTTTGCAGCCAGAGGAGCCCAAGATCAGCCTGAGTGGGGTCCACCACTTTGCCCGGGCAGCTTCTGAGTTTGAGAGCCCAGAGGGCATTTCGCTCTTCCCCGAGCTCCGAATCATCAGCACCATCACCAGAGAAGTGGAGCCTGAGGGGGATGGGGCTGAGGACCCCACAG TTCAAGAGTCCCTGGTGTCAGAGGAAATTGTGCATGATCTGGACACCTGCGAGGTCACAGTGGAAGGGgaggaactgaacccagagcaGGAAAGTCTGGAGGTGGATGCAGCCCGCCTCCAGCAGAAGGGCATCGAAGTGAGCCACTCGGACCTGGGCGTGGTCTTTACAG GTGTGGACACCATGGCAAGCTATGAGGAGGTCTTGCACCTCCTGCGCTATCGGAATTGGCACACCAGGTCCCTGCTTGACCGGAAGTTCAAGCTCATTTGCTCAGAACTAAATGGTCGCTACCTCAGCAACGAATTCAAGGTGGAG GTGAATGTGATCCACACAGCTAACCCTGTGGAACACGCCAATCACATGGCTGCCCAGCCACAGTTTGTCCACCCTGAACATCGTTCCTTTGTTGACCTGTCTGGTCACAACCTGGCCAATCCTCACCCATTTGCAG TTGTCCCCAGCACGGCAACCGTTGTGATTGTGGTGTGTGTCAGCTTCCTGGTTTTCATGATTATCCTGGGGGTGTTTCGGATCCGAGCTGCCCATCAGCGAACCATGCGGGACCAGGACACCGGGAAGGAGAACGAGATGGACTGGGATGACTCGGCCTTGACCATCACCGTGAACCCCATGGAG ACGTATGAGGACCAGCACAGtagcgaggaggaggaggaagaggaggaggaagaggagagcgaagatggggaggaggaggaggagatcaCCAGTGCCGAGTCagagagcagtgaggaggaggagggcggCCCCGGGGATGGCCAGAACGCCACACGGCAGCAGCAGCTGGAATGGGACGACTCCACGCTCAGCTACTGA
- the Clstn1 gene encoding calsyntenin-1 isoform X2 produces the protein MLRRPASALAPAVRLLLAGLLCGGGVWAARVNKHKPWLEPTYHGIVTENDNTVLLDPPLIALDKDSPLRFAGEICGFKIHGQNVPFDAVVVDKSTGEGLIRSKEKLDCELQKDYTFTIQAYDCGKGPDGTGVKKSHKATVHIQVNDVNEYAPVFKEKSYKAAVVEGKQQGNVLRVEAVDADCSPQFSQICSYEILTPDVPFTVDKDGYIKNTEKLNYGKEHQYKLTVTAYDCGKKRATEDVLVKISVKPTCSPGWQGWSNRIEYEPGTGALAVFPSIHLETCDEPVASVQATVELETSHIGKGCDRDTYSEKSLHRLCGAAAGTSELLPSPSSSLNWTAGLPTDNGHDSDQVFEFNGTQAVRIPDGVVSLDPKEPFTISVWMRHGPFGRKKETILCSSDKTDMNRHHYSLYVHGCRLIFLLRQDPSEEKKYRPAEFHWKLNQVCDEDWHHFVLNVEFPSVTLYVDGVSHEPFSVTEDYPLHPTGIETQLVVGACWQEYAGVESGNETEPVTMASTGGDLHMTQFFRGNLAGLTIRSGKLADKKVIDCLYTCKEGLDLQVPEDGSRGVQIHASSSQAVLTLEGDDVGELDKALQHVSYLNSRQFPTPGIRRLRITSTVKCFNEAACIEVPPVEGYVMVLQPEEPKISLSGVHHFARAASEFESPEGISLFPELRIISTITREVEPEGDGAEDPTVQESLVSEEIVHDLDTCEVTVEGEELNPEQESLEVDAARLQQKGIEVSHSDLGVVFTGVDTMASYEEVLHLLRYRNWHTRSLLDRKFKLICSELNGRYLSNEFKVEVNVIHTANPVEHANHMAAQPQFVHPEHRSFVDLSGHNLANPHPFAVVPSTATVVIVVCVSFLVFMIILGVFRIRAAHQRTMRDQDTGKENEMDWDDSALTITVNPMETYEDQHSSEEEEEEEEEEESEDGEEEEEITSAESESSEEEEGGPGDGQNATRQQQLEWDDSTLSY, from the exons GTGAGATTTGTGGCTTTAAAATTCACGGGCAGAATGTCCCCTTTGATGCCGTGGTGGTGGATAAGTCCACGGGGGAGGGACTAATCCGCTCTAAGGAGAAATTGGACTGTGAGCTGCAAAAAGACTACACGTTCACCATCCAGGCCTACGACTGCGGCAAGGGACCTGATGGCACTGGCGTGAAGAAATCTCACAA GGCAACCGTCCACATCCAGGTGAACGACGTGAACGAGTACGCGCCTGTGTTCAAGGAGAAGTCCTACAAGGCGGCCGTGGTGGAGGGGAAGCAGCAGGGCAATGTCCTCAGGGTGGAGGCTGTGGATGCAGACTGCTCCCCGCAGTTCAGCCAGATCTGCAGCTATGAGATCCTCACCCCGGATGTGCCGTTCACCGTGGACAAAGACG GCTACATTAAAAACACAGAGAAGCTGAACTATGGCAAAGAGCACCAGTATAAGCTCACAGTCACGGCCTACGACTGTGGGAAGAAAAGAGCCACGGAAGACGTTCTGGTGAAGATCAGTGTTAAGCCCACCTGCAGCCCCGGGTGGCAGG GCTGGAGCAACAGGATTGAATACGAGCCCGGCACGGGGGCGTTGGCTGTCTTCCCAAGCATCCACTTGGAGACCTGCGACGAGCCCGTGGCCTCAGTGCAGGCCACAGTGGAGCTGGAGACCAGCCACATCGGGAAAGGCTGCGACCGAGACACCTACTCCGAGAAGTCCCTTCACCGGCTCTGCG GGGCTGCAGCTGGCACCTCAGAGCTGCTCCCTTCCCCGAGCAGCTCTTTGAACTGGACTGCTGGCCTTCCCACCGACAACGGCCATGACAGCGACCAGGTCTTTGAGTTCAATGGCACTCAGGCAGTGAGAATCCCAGATGGCGTTGTGTCCCTTGACCCCAAAGAGCCCTTTACGATTTCTGTGTGGATGCGGCATGGACCTTTCGGCCGGAAGAAGGAGACAATTCTCTGCAGTTCAGACAAAACAG ACATGAACCGACACCATTACTCGCTGTATGTCCACGGGTGCAGACTGATTTTCCTCCTCCGTCAGGACCCGTCGGAGGAGAAGAAATACAGGCCTGCGGAGTTCCACTGGAAGTTGAACCAG GTCTGCGATGAGGACTGGCACCACTTTGTCCTTAACGTGGAATTCCCAAGCGTGACTCTCTATGTGGACGGTGTGTCTCACGAGCCTTTCTCTGTCACAGAGGACTACCCACTTCATCCAACCGGGATAGAGACTCAGCTCGTGGTCGGAGCTTGCTGGCAAG AGTATGCAGGAGTCGAGAGCGGCAATGAGACTGAGCCTGTGACTATGGCCTCCACAG GTGGCGACCTGCACATGACACAGTTTTTCCGAGGTAACCTGGCCGGCCTCACAATCCGTTCTGGGAAGCTGGCGGATAAGAAAGTGATTGACTGTCTGTATACCTGCAAGGAAGGGCTGGACTTGCAGGTCCCCGAGGATGGCAGCAGAGGGGTGCAG ATCCACGCGAGCTCCAGTCAGGCTGTGTTGACCTTGGAGGGAGACGACGTTGGTGAGCTGGATAAAGCCTTGCAGCACGTTTCCTATCTGAACTCAAGGCAGTTCCCCACGCCCGGCATCCGCAGACTCAGAATCACCAGCACGGTCAA GTGTTTTAATGAGGCGGCTTGCATCGAGGTGCCCCCAGTTGAAGGCTACGTGATGGTTTTGCAGCCAGAGGAGCCCAAGATCAGCCTGAGTGGGGTCCACCACTTTGCCCGGGCAGCTTCTGAGTTTGAGAGCCCAGAGGGCATTTCGCTCTTCCCCGAGCTCCGAATCATCAGCACCATCACCAGAGAAGTGGAGCCTGAGGGGGATGGGGCTGAGGACCCCACAG TTCAAGAGTCCCTGGTGTCAGAGGAAATTGTGCATGATCTGGACACCTGCGAGGTCACAGTGGAAGGGgaggaactgaacccagagcaGGAAAGTCTGGAGGTGGATGCAGCCCGCCTCCAGCAGAAGGGCATCGAAGTGAGCCACTCGGACCTGGGCGTGGTCTTTACAG GTGTGGACACCATGGCAAGCTATGAGGAGGTCTTGCACCTCCTGCGCTATCGGAATTGGCACACCAGGTCCCTGCTTGACCGGAAGTTCAAGCTCATTTGCTCAGAACTAAATGGTCGCTACCTCAGCAACGAATTCAAGGTGGAG GTGAATGTGATCCACACAGCTAACCCTGTGGAACACGCCAATCACATGGCTGCCCAGCCACAGTTTGTCCACCCTGAACATCGTTCCTTTGTTGACCTGTCTGGTCACAACCTGGCCAATCCTCACCCATTTGCAG TTGTCCCCAGCACGGCAACCGTTGTGATTGTGGTGTGTGTCAGCTTCCTGGTTTTCATGATTATCCTGGGGGTGTTTCGGATCCGAGCTGCCCATCAGCGAACCATGCGGGACCAGGACACCGGGAAGGAGAACGAGATGGACTGGGATGACTCGGCCTTGACCATCACCGTGAACCCCATGGAG ACGTATGAGGACCAGCACAGtagcgaggaggaggaggaagaggaggaggaagaggagagcgaagatggggaggaggaggaggagatcaCCAGTGCCGAGTCagagagcagtgaggaggaggagggcggCCCCGGGGATGGCCAGAACGCCACACGGCAGCAGCAGCTGGAATGGGACGACTCCACGCTCAGCTACTGA
- the Clstn1 gene encoding calsyntenin-1 isoform X3 yields MLRRPASALAPAVRLLLAGLLCGGGVWAARVNKHKPWLEPTYHGIVTENDNTVLLDPPLIALDKDSPLRFAESFEVTVTKEGEICGFKIHGQNVPFDAVVVDKSTGEGLIRSKEKLDCELQKDYTFTIQAYDCGKGPDGTGVKKSHKATVHIQVNDVNEYAPVFKEKSYKAAVVEGKQQGNVLRVEAVDADCSPQFSQICSYEILTPDVPFTVDKDGYIKNTEKLNYGKEHQYKLTVTAYDCGKKRATEDVLVKISVKPTCSPGWQGWSNRIEYEPGTGALAVFPSIHLETCDEPVASVQATVELETSHIGKGCDRDTYSEKSLHRLCGAAAGTSELLPSPSSSLNWTAGLPTDNGHDSDQVFEFNGTQAVRIPDGVVSLDPKEPFTISVWMRHGPFGRKKETILCSSDKTDMNRHHYSLYVHGCRLIFLLRQDPSEEKKYRPAEFHWKLNQVCDEDWHHFVLNVEFPSVTLYVDGVSHEPFSVTEDYPLHPTGIETQLVVGACWQGGDLHMTQFFRGNLAGLTIRSGKLADKKVIDCLYTCKEGLDLQVPEDGSRGVQIHASSSQAVLTLEGDDVGELDKALQHVSYLNSRQFPTPGIRRLRITSTVKCFNEAACIEVPPVEGYVMVLQPEEPKISLSGVHHFARAASEFESPEGISLFPELRIISTITREVEPEGDGAEDPTVQESLVSEEIVHDLDTCEVTVEGEELNPEQESLEVDAARLQQKGIEVSHSDLGVVFTGVDTMASYEEVLHLLRYRNWHTRSLLDRKFKLICSELNGRYLSNEFKVEVNVIHTANPVEHANHMAAQPQFVHPEHRSFVDLSGHNLANPHPFAVVPSTATVVIVVCVSFLVFMIILGVFRIRAAHQRTMRDQDTGKENEMDWDDSALTITVNPMETYEDQHSSEEEEEEEEEEESEDGEEEEEITSAESESSEEEEGGPGDGQNATRQQQLEWDDSTLSY; encoded by the exons AGAGTTTTGAGGTGACAGTCACCAAAGAAG GTGAGATTTGTGGCTTTAAAATTCACGGGCAGAATGTCCCCTTTGATGCCGTGGTGGTGGATAAGTCCACGGGGGAGGGACTAATCCGCTCTAAGGAGAAATTGGACTGTGAGCTGCAAAAAGACTACACGTTCACCATCCAGGCCTACGACTGCGGCAAGGGACCTGATGGCACTGGCGTGAAGAAATCTCACAA GGCAACCGTCCACATCCAGGTGAACGACGTGAACGAGTACGCGCCTGTGTTCAAGGAGAAGTCCTACAAGGCGGCCGTGGTGGAGGGGAAGCAGCAGGGCAATGTCCTCAGGGTGGAGGCTGTGGATGCAGACTGCTCCCCGCAGTTCAGCCAGATCTGCAGCTATGAGATCCTCACCCCGGATGTGCCGTTCACCGTGGACAAAGACG GCTACATTAAAAACACAGAGAAGCTGAACTATGGCAAAGAGCACCAGTATAAGCTCACAGTCACGGCCTACGACTGTGGGAAGAAAAGAGCCACGGAAGACGTTCTGGTGAAGATCAGTGTTAAGCCCACCTGCAGCCCCGGGTGGCAGG GCTGGAGCAACAGGATTGAATACGAGCCCGGCACGGGGGCGTTGGCTGTCTTCCCAAGCATCCACTTGGAGACCTGCGACGAGCCCGTGGCCTCAGTGCAGGCCACAGTGGAGCTGGAGACCAGCCACATCGGGAAAGGCTGCGACCGAGACACCTACTCCGAGAAGTCCCTTCACCGGCTCTGCG GGGCTGCAGCTGGCACCTCAGAGCTGCTCCCTTCCCCGAGCAGCTCTTTGAACTGGACTGCTGGCCTTCCCACCGACAACGGCCATGACAGCGACCAGGTCTTTGAGTTCAATGGCACTCAGGCAGTGAGAATCCCAGATGGCGTTGTGTCCCTTGACCCCAAAGAGCCCTTTACGATTTCTGTGTGGATGCGGCATGGACCTTTCGGCCGGAAGAAGGAGACAATTCTCTGCAGTTCAGACAAAACAG ACATGAACCGACACCATTACTCGCTGTATGTCCACGGGTGCAGACTGATTTTCCTCCTCCGTCAGGACCCGTCGGAGGAGAAGAAATACAGGCCTGCGGAGTTCCACTGGAAGTTGAACCAG GTCTGCGATGAGGACTGGCACCACTTTGTCCTTAACGTGGAATTCCCAAGCGTGACTCTCTATGTGGACGGTGTGTCTCACGAGCCTTTCTCTGTCACAGAGGACTACCCACTTCATCCAACCGGGATAGAGACTCAGCTCGTGGTCGGAGCTTGCTGGCAAG GTGGCGACCTGCACATGACACAGTTTTTCCGAGGTAACCTGGCCGGCCTCACAATCCGTTCTGGGAAGCTGGCGGATAAGAAAGTGATTGACTGTCTGTATACCTGCAAGGAAGGGCTGGACTTGCAGGTCCCCGAGGATGGCAGCAGAGGGGTGCAG ATCCACGCGAGCTCCAGTCAGGCTGTGTTGACCTTGGAGGGAGACGACGTTGGTGAGCTGGATAAAGCCTTGCAGCACGTTTCCTATCTGAACTCAAGGCAGTTCCCCACGCCCGGCATCCGCAGACTCAGAATCACCAGCACGGTCAA GTGTTTTAATGAGGCGGCTTGCATCGAGGTGCCCCCAGTTGAAGGCTACGTGATGGTTTTGCAGCCAGAGGAGCCCAAGATCAGCCTGAGTGGGGTCCACCACTTTGCCCGGGCAGCTTCTGAGTTTGAGAGCCCAGAGGGCATTTCGCTCTTCCCCGAGCTCCGAATCATCAGCACCATCACCAGAGAAGTGGAGCCTGAGGGGGATGGGGCTGAGGACCCCACAG TTCAAGAGTCCCTGGTGTCAGAGGAAATTGTGCATGATCTGGACACCTGCGAGGTCACAGTGGAAGGGgaggaactgaacccagagcaGGAAAGTCTGGAGGTGGATGCAGCCCGCCTCCAGCAGAAGGGCATCGAAGTGAGCCACTCGGACCTGGGCGTGGTCTTTACAG GTGTGGACACCATGGCAAGCTATGAGGAGGTCTTGCACCTCCTGCGCTATCGGAATTGGCACACCAGGTCCCTGCTTGACCGGAAGTTCAAGCTCATTTGCTCAGAACTAAATGGTCGCTACCTCAGCAACGAATTCAAGGTGGAG GTGAATGTGATCCACACAGCTAACCCTGTGGAACACGCCAATCACATGGCTGCCCAGCCACAGTTTGTCCACCCTGAACATCGTTCCTTTGTTGACCTGTCTGGTCACAACCTGGCCAATCCTCACCCATTTGCAG TTGTCCCCAGCACGGCAACCGTTGTGATTGTGGTGTGTGTCAGCTTCCTGGTTTTCATGATTATCCTGGGGGTGTTTCGGATCCGAGCTGCCCATCAGCGAACCATGCGGGACCAGGACACCGGGAAGGAGAACGAGATGGACTGGGATGACTCGGCCTTGACCATCACCGTGAACCCCATGGAG ACGTATGAGGACCAGCACAGtagcgaggaggaggaggaagaggaggaggaagaggagagcgaagatggggaggaggaggaggagatcaCCAGTGCCGAGTCagagagcagtgaggaggaggagggcggCCCCGGGGATGGCCAGAACGCCACACGGCAGCAGCAGCTGGAATGGGACGACTCCACGCTCAGCTACTGA
- the Clstn1 gene encoding calsyntenin-1 isoform X1 gives MLRRPASALAPAVRLLLAGLLCGGGVWAARVNKHKPWLEPTYHGIVTENDNTVLLDPPLIALDKDSPLRFAESFEVTVTKEGEICGFKIHGQNVPFDAVVVDKSTGEGLIRSKEKLDCELQKDYTFTIQAYDCGKGPDGTGVKKSHKATVHIQVNDVNEYAPVFKEKSYKAAVVEGKQQGNVLRVEAVDADCSPQFSQICSYEILTPDVPFTVDKDGYIKNTEKLNYGKEHQYKLTVTAYDCGKKRATEDVLVKISVKPTCSPGWQGWSNRIEYEPGTGALAVFPSIHLETCDEPVASVQATVELETSHIGKGCDRDTYSEKSLHRLCGAAAGTSELLPSPSSSLNWTAGLPTDNGHDSDQVFEFNGTQAVRIPDGVVSLDPKEPFTISVWMRHGPFGRKKETILCSSDKTDMNRHHYSLYVHGCRLIFLLRQDPSEEKKYRPAEFHWKLNQVCDEDWHHFVLNVEFPSVTLYVDGVSHEPFSVTEDYPLHPTGIETQLVVGACWQEYAGVESGNETEPVTMASTGGDLHMTQFFRGNLAGLTIRSGKLADKKVIDCLYTCKEGLDLQVPEDGSRGVQIHASSSQAVLTLEGDDVGELDKALQHVSYLNSRQFPTPGIRRLRITSTVKCFNEAACIEVPPVEGYVMVLQPEEPKISLSGVHHFARAASEFESPEGISLFPELRIISTITREVEPEGDGAEDPTVQESLVSEEIVHDLDTCEVTVEGEELNPEQESLEVDAARLQQKGIEVSHSDLGVVFTGVDTMASYEEVLHLLRYRNWHTRSLLDRKFKLICSELNGRYLSNEFKVEVNVIHTANPVEHANHMAAQPQFVHPEHRSFVDLSGHNLANPHPFAVVPSTATVVIVVCVSFLVFMIILGVFRIRAAHQRTMRDQDTGKENEMDWDDSALTITVNPMETYEDQHSSEEEEEEEEEEESEDGEEEEEITSAESESSEEEEGGPGDGQNATRQQQLEWDDSTLSY, from the exons AGAGTTTTGAGGTGACAGTCACCAAAGAAG GTGAGATTTGTGGCTTTAAAATTCACGGGCAGAATGTCCCCTTTGATGCCGTGGTGGTGGATAAGTCCACGGGGGAGGGACTAATCCGCTCTAAGGAGAAATTGGACTGTGAGCTGCAAAAAGACTACACGTTCACCATCCAGGCCTACGACTGCGGCAAGGGACCTGATGGCACTGGCGTGAAGAAATCTCACAA GGCAACCGTCCACATCCAGGTGAACGACGTGAACGAGTACGCGCCTGTGTTCAAGGAGAAGTCCTACAAGGCGGCCGTGGTGGAGGGGAAGCAGCAGGGCAATGTCCTCAGGGTGGAGGCTGTGGATGCAGACTGCTCCCCGCAGTTCAGCCAGATCTGCAGCTATGAGATCCTCACCCCGGATGTGCCGTTCACCGTGGACAAAGACG GCTACATTAAAAACACAGAGAAGCTGAACTATGGCAAAGAGCACCAGTATAAGCTCACAGTCACGGCCTACGACTGTGGGAAGAAAAGAGCCACGGAAGACGTTCTGGTGAAGATCAGTGTTAAGCCCACCTGCAGCCCCGGGTGGCAGG GCTGGAGCAACAGGATTGAATACGAGCCCGGCACGGGGGCGTTGGCTGTCTTCCCAAGCATCCACTTGGAGACCTGCGACGAGCCCGTGGCCTCAGTGCAGGCCACAGTGGAGCTGGAGACCAGCCACATCGGGAAAGGCTGCGACCGAGACACCTACTCCGAGAAGTCCCTTCACCGGCTCTGCG GGGCTGCAGCTGGCACCTCAGAGCTGCTCCCTTCCCCGAGCAGCTCTTTGAACTGGACTGCTGGCCTTCCCACCGACAACGGCCATGACAGCGACCAGGTCTTTGAGTTCAATGGCACTCAGGCAGTGAGAATCCCAGATGGCGTTGTGTCCCTTGACCCCAAAGAGCCCTTTACGATTTCTGTGTGGATGCGGCATGGACCTTTCGGCCGGAAGAAGGAGACAATTCTCTGCAGTTCAGACAAAACAG ACATGAACCGACACCATTACTCGCTGTATGTCCACGGGTGCAGACTGATTTTCCTCCTCCGTCAGGACCCGTCGGAGGAGAAGAAATACAGGCCTGCGGAGTTCCACTGGAAGTTGAACCAG GTCTGCGATGAGGACTGGCACCACTTTGTCCTTAACGTGGAATTCCCAAGCGTGACTCTCTATGTGGACGGTGTGTCTCACGAGCCTTTCTCTGTCACAGAGGACTACCCACTTCATCCAACCGGGATAGAGACTCAGCTCGTGGTCGGAGCTTGCTGGCAAG AGTATGCAGGAGTCGAGAGCGGCAATGAGACTGAGCCTGTGACTATGGCCTCCACAG GTGGCGACCTGCACATGACACAGTTTTTCCGAGGTAACCTGGCCGGCCTCACAATCCGTTCTGGGAAGCTGGCGGATAAGAAAGTGATTGACTGTCTGTATACCTGCAAGGAAGGGCTGGACTTGCAGGTCCCCGAGGATGGCAGCAGAGGGGTGCAG ATCCACGCGAGCTCCAGTCAGGCTGTGTTGACCTTGGAGGGAGACGACGTTGGTGAGCTGGATAAAGCCTTGCAGCACGTTTCCTATCTGAACTCAAGGCAGTTCCCCACGCCCGGCATCCGCAGACTCAGAATCACCAGCACGGTCAA GTGTTTTAATGAGGCGGCTTGCATCGAGGTGCCCCCAGTTGAAGGCTACGTGATGGTTTTGCAGCCAGAGGAGCCCAAGATCAGCCTGAGTGGGGTCCACCACTTTGCCCGGGCAGCTTCTGAGTTTGAGAGCCCAGAGGGCATTTCGCTCTTCCCCGAGCTCCGAATCATCAGCACCATCACCAGAGAAGTGGAGCCTGAGGGGGATGGGGCTGAGGACCCCACAG TTCAAGAGTCCCTGGTGTCAGAGGAAATTGTGCATGATCTGGACACCTGCGAGGTCACAGTGGAAGGGgaggaactgaacccagagcaGGAAAGTCTGGAGGTGGATGCAGCCCGCCTCCAGCAGAAGGGCATCGAAGTGAGCCACTCGGACCTGGGCGTGGTCTTTACAG GTGTGGACACCATGGCAAGCTATGAGGAGGTCTTGCACCTCCTGCGCTATCGGAATTGGCACACCAGGTCCCTGCTTGACCGGAAGTTCAAGCTCATTTGCTCAGAACTAAATGGTCGCTACCTCAGCAACGAATTCAAGGTGGAG GTGAATGTGATCCACACAGCTAACCCTGTGGAACACGCCAATCACATGGCTGCCCAGCCACAGTTTGTCCACCCTGAACATCGTTCCTTTGTTGACCTGTCTGGTCACAACCTGGCCAATCCTCACCCATTTGCAG TTGTCCCCAGCACGGCAACCGTTGTGATTGTGGTGTGTGTCAGCTTCCTGGTTTTCATGATTATCCTGGGGGTGTTTCGGATCCGAGCTGCCCATCAGCGAACCATGCGGGACCAGGACACCGGGAAGGAGAACGAGATGGACTGGGATGACTCGGCCTTGACCATCACCGTGAACCCCATGGAG ACGTATGAGGACCAGCACAGtagcgaggaggaggaggaagaggaggaggaagaggagagcgaagatggggaggaggaggaggagatcaCCAGTGCCGAGTCagagagcagtgaggaggaggagggcggCCCCGGGGATGGCCAGAACGCCACACGGCAGCAGCAGCTGGAATGGGACGACTCCACGCTCAGCTACTGA